The following proteins come from a genomic window of Micromonospora zamorensis:
- a CDS encoding B3/4 domain-containing protein codes for MTQLSDGVDTLTVRIDDRVLTAVPDYVLGVIAIPAIEVAPAPPAVSALLTAAEDALHAAGLDKAGVAELPGIAAWREAYRAVGVNPNRFPCAAESIARRVAKGDRLPRINALVDLCNAVSLGAALPVASCAVDGLADLVVRPADGTETYLPLGTPEAPEQPEPGEVVYADADGRAHSRRWNWRQGHLVRTDLGRHRLLLTVESAHPGGRAEVTDALARLAAALDELSDGTRQEAVLDGATTSAVLRTAGPVASDSGSRS; via the coding sequence ATGACCCAGCTCAGCGACGGTGTGGACACCCTCACCGTGCGCATCGACGACCGGGTGTTGACCGCAGTGCCGGACTACGTGCTCGGCGTGATCGCCATACCGGCGATCGAGGTCGCCCCGGCGCCTCCCGCCGTGTCGGCACTGCTGACCGCCGCCGAGGACGCGCTGCACGCGGCAGGCCTGGACAAGGCGGGGGTGGCGGAGCTGCCGGGCATCGCCGCGTGGCGGGAGGCGTACCGGGCGGTGGGGGTGAACCCCAACCGGTTCCCGTGCGCCGCCGAGTCGATCGCCCGGCGGGTCGCCAAGGGTGACCGGCTGCCCCGGATCAACGCCCTGGTCGACCTCTGCAACGCGGTGTCGCTCGGTGCGGCGCTGCCGGTGGCCTCGTGCGCTGTCGACGGTCTCGCCGACCTCGTCGTCCGGCCGGCCGACGGCACCGAGACCTACCTCCCGCTCGGCACGCCCGAGGCGCCGGAGCAGCCCGAGCCGGGCGAGGTCGTCTACGCCGACGCCGACGGGCGGGCCCACTCGCGCCGCTGGAACTGGCGGCAGGGCCACCTGGTCCGCACCGATCTGGGCCGGCACCGGCTGCTGCTCACCGTCGAGTCGGCCCACCCCGGAGGCCGGGCCGAGGTGACGGACGCGCTGGCCCGGCTCGCCGCCGCCCTCGACGAGCTGTCCGACGGCACGCGGCAGGAGGCGGTGCTCGACGGCGCGACGACCAGCGCCGTCCTGCGCACCGCGGGCCCGGTGGCCAGCGACAGTGGGAGCCGATCGTGA
- a CDS encoding ATP-grasp domain-containing protein codes for MNRAILVIYRPAAGRYAAQFRSVVAAATDLGVATVALLPTGQPAAEAAGLPCYHADLDDSEAVRSAVTTILAAHPVERIFPLFEGDVLTAARCRRDHGIGGLDPEQALAFRDKNVMHRRAVELGVPVARSCRPETVGAVAEFAAEVGWPVVIKPYAGWACGDTHRVDSTEDLARVWPLVADDRHDYRVEEYVRGAEYHVDSLLRDGEVVFEQLSRYTYSVLEFRDEPGGTVSRKHDLTPAERRILTASATVLRGFGMRTGVAHVEFFLRDDGELVFGEAAARAGGGSIVPAIQAGRGINLAGEWCRLELDPGHVPATTLGPEIGTEYLCSDRYGRITAITTAEELRALDSVLDADVWKTVGDVLAVPTASNDVLGWYVCEGRDFDDVRARFKVIRDAFEVLTEPAGDPSCG; via the coding sequence GTGAACCGCGCGATCCTGGTGATCTACCGACCGGCGGCAGGCCGGTACGCGGCCCAGTTCCGCAGCGTGGTCGCCGCCGCCACCGATCTGGGCGTGGCGACCGTCGCGCTGCTGCCGACCGGGCAGCCGGCCGCCGAAGCCGCTGGTCTGCCCTGCTATCACGCCGACCTCGACGACTCCGAGGCTGTCCGCTCGGCGGTCACGACGATCCTCGCCGCGCACCCGGTGGAGCGCATCTTCCCGCTCTTCGAGGGCGACGTGCTCACCGCCGCGCGCTGCCGCCGTGACCACGGCATCGGAGGGCTCGACCCGGAGCAGGCGCTGGCCTTCCGGGACAAGAACGTGATGCACCGCCGGGCCGTCGAGCTGGGCGTGCCGGTGGCCCGCTCGTGCCGCCCCGAGACGGTGGGCGCGGTCGCCGAGTTCGCCGCCGAGGTGGGCTGGCCGGTGGTCATCAAGCCGTACGCGGGCTGGGCCTGCGGGGACACCCACCGGGTGGACTCCACCGAGGACCTGGCCCGGGTCTGGCCGCTGGTCGCCGACGACCGGCACGACTACCGGGTGGAGGAGTACGTCCGGGGCGCCGAATACCACGTCGACTCGCTGCTGCGCGACGGCGAGGTGGTCTTCGAGCAGCTGTCCCGCTACACGTACTCGGTGCTGGAGTTCCGCGACGAGCCCGGCGGCACTGTCTCCCGCAAGCACGACCTGACCCCGGCGGAGCGGCGCATCCTGACCGCCAGCGCCACGGTGCTGCGCGGCTTCGGGATGCGTACCGGGGTGGCGCACGTGGAGTTCTTCCTGCGCGACGACGGCGAGCTGGTGTTCGGCGAGGCGGCCGCCCGGGCCGGCGGTGGCTCGATCGTCCCCGCCATCCAGGCCGGGCGGGGCATCAACCTGGCGGGGGAGTGGTGCCGGCTGGAGCTGGACCCGGGGCACGTGCCGGCGACCACCCTCGGCCCGGAGATCGGCACCGAATACCTCTGCTCCGACCGGTACGGCCGGATCACCGCGATCACCACCGCCGAGGAGCTGCGGGCGCTCGACTCGGTGCTCGACGCGGACGTGTGGAAGACCGTCGGGGACGTGCTCGCCGTGCCGACCGCCTCCAACGACGTGCTCGGCTGGTACGTCTGCGAGGGCCGCGACTTCGACGACGTACGCGCCCGGTTCAAGGTCATCCGGGACGCCTTCGAGGTGCTCACCGAGCCGGCCGGTGATCCGTCATGTGGCTGA
- a CDS encoding MFS transporter, with product MWLSRFRALPRPLRMLVYASFINRAGMFVFPLLAVYLVQSRHLSTGEAGVLISVGSTGLLAGSLLSGPVCARAGRRAALVSSLLLNAVGYLGLAVLDGPTWTYAALLFVALVGMGMFAPAANTLIADLTQPEQRPFAYTVSYLANNLGMGVGPLLGGFAAAYSYQLMFAGNILLGLLAAATIWLFVPADTRRVPTASPAGTTRRAGLLRDIDVAVLVVVSICFVAPLIGLEYTLPLAVTTVLHSSVAVVGAVYTINSVVVVSASLLIEKRMKAYSTRALLITAGLLWSTGMAILVFAFSLPAVLLSTVVWTLGEIIASVVIPTYIADHVQEHRVGSFMALNGFVLSSARLVVPMGLGFVWQAGGHRPVLLLLLLTPVVGVVAFAVLRIRPAARPVPAPAEPATASS from the coding sequence ATGTGGCTGAGCAGGTTCCGGGCCCTGCCGCGCCCTCTGCGGATGCTGGTCTACGCCTCGTTCATCAACCGGGCCGGGATGTTCGTCTTCCCGCTGCTCGCGGTCTACCTGGTGCAGAGCCGGCACCTCAGCACCGGCGAGGCGGGTGTGCTGATCTCCGTGGGCAGCACCGGCCTGCTCGCCGGCAGCCTGCTCAGCGGCCCGGTCTGCGCCCGGGCCGGTCGACGTGCCGCGCTGGTGTCGAGCCTGCTGCTCAACGCGGTCGGCTACCTGGGCCTCGCAGTGCTCGACGGTCCGACCTGGACGTACGCGGCACTGCTCTTCGTCGCGCTGGTCGGGATGGGGATGTTCGCCCCGGCGGCGAACACGCTGATCGCCGACCTGACCCAACCCGAACAGCGCCCCTTCGCGTACACGGTCAGCTACCTGGCCAACAATCTCGGCATGGGCGTCGGCCCGCTGCTCGGCGGGTTCGCGGCGGCCTACTCCTACCAGCTGATGTTCGCCGGGAACATCCTGCTCGGCCTGCTCGCGGCGGCCACCATCTGGCTCTTCGTACCGGCGGACACCCGGCGGGTGCCGACGGCCTCGCCGGCCGGCACCACCCGTCGGGCCGGCCTGCTGCGGGACATCGACGTGGCGGTGCTGGTGGTGGTCTCGATCTGTTTCGTCGCGCCGCTGATCGGCCTGGAATACACGCTGCCCCTCGCGGTCACCACAGTGCTGCACTCGTCGGTGGCGGTGGTCGGTGCCGTCTACACCATCAACAGCGTGGTCGTGGTCAGTGCCAGTCTGCTGATCGAGAAGCGGATGAAGGCGTACTCGACCCGGGCCCTGCTGATCACGGCGGGCCTGCTCTGGTCGACCGGGATGGCCATCCTGGTCTTCGCGTTCTCGCTGCCCGCCGTGCTGCTGTCGACAGTGGTCTGGACCCTCGGGGAGATCATCGCCTCGGTGGTGATTCCGACCTACATCGCCGACCACGTCCAGGAGCACCGGGTCGGCAGCTTCATGGCGCTGAACGGTTTCGTGCTCAGCTCCGCCCGGCTGGTCGTGCCGATGGGCCTCGGCTTCGTCTGGCAGGCCGGTGGGCACCGCCCCGTCCTCCTCCTGCTCCTGCTGACCCCTGTGGTCGGCGTGGTCGCGTTCGCAGTGCTGCGGATCCGACCGGCTGCCCGGCCCGTGCCGGCGCCCGCCGAGCCGGCCACCGCCAGTTCCTGA
- a CDS encoding TrpB-like pyridoxal phosphate-dependent enzyme, whose translation MTATKFVLPDSDIPTTWYNVVPDLPKGLPPMLHPGTREPITPADLEPLFASGMIEQEFSTEREVDIPGPVLDIYRQWRPSPLVRARRLEQALGTPARIYFKYEGVSPAGSHKPNTAVPQAYYSKQDGVQRLTTETGAGQWGSSLSMACAYFGLDCEVFMVRVSYDQKPYRRGLMETFGASVTASPSDRTGAGRAALAADPESSGSLGLAISEAVEAAMHSGGAAKYALGSVLNLVLMHQTIIGQEALLQLAMADDYPDIVIGAAGGGSNFAGLALPILRRQWGGGPTVRFIAAEPASCPSLTQGSYDYDFGDTAGLTPLTKMHTLGHDFHPPAIHAGGLRYHGMAPIVSALREIDLIEARAVPQTACFEAGVLFARSEGIVPAPESTHAVRVAVDEAIHCRETGESKAIVFSLSGHGHFDMQAYIDYFAGKLTD comes from the coding sequence ATGACCGCTACGAAGTTCGTGCTGCCCGACAGTGACATCCCGACGACCTGGTACAACGTGGTCCCCGATCTGCCCAAGGGTCTGCCCCCGATGCTCCACCCCGGCACCCGGGAGCCGATCACGCCGGCGGACCTCGAACCGCTCTTCGCCAGCGGCATGATCGAGCAGGAGTTCTCCACCGAGCGGGAGGTGGACATCCCCGGGCCGGTGCTCGACATCTACCGGCAGTGGCGGCCCAGCCCGCTCGTGCGGGCCCGTCGCCTGGAGCAGGCGCTCGGCACGCCGGCCCGGATCTACTTCAAGTACGAGGGGGTCAGCCCCGCCGGCAGCCACAAACCGAACACCGCGGTCCCGCAGGCGTACTACAGCAAGCAGGACGGCGTGCAGCGGCTGACCACGGAGACCGGTGCCGGCCAGTGGGGCAGCTCGCTGTCGATGGCCTGCGCATACTTCGGCCTCGACTGCGAGGTCTTCATGGTGCGGGTCAGCTACGACCAGAAGCCGTACCGGCGGGGCCTGATGGAGACGTTCGGCGCGTCGGTCACCGCGAGCCCGAGCGACCGTACCGGGGCGGGTCGGGCGGCCCTCGCCGCCGACCCGGAGTCCAGTGGCAGCCTCGGCCTGGCCATCTCCGAGGCGGTGGAGGCGGCGATGCACAGCGGCGGCGCCGCCAAGTACGCCCTGGGTTCGGTGCTCAACCTGGTGTTGATGCACCAGACGATCATCGGCCAGGAGGCGCTGCTCCAGTTGGCTATGGCCGACGACTACCCGGACATCGTGATCGGCGCGGCCGGCGGTGGCTCCAATTTCGCCGGGTTGGCCCTGCCGATCCTGCGCCGGCAGTGGGGTGGCGGCCCGACGGTGCGGTTCATCGCGGCGGAGCCGGCCTCCTGCCCGTCTTTGACCCAGGGCAGTTACGACTACGACTTCGGCGACACCGCCGGGCTCACCCCGCTGACCAAGATGCACACCCTGGGCCACGACTTCCACCCGCCGGCGATCCACGCCGGCGGGCTGCGCTACCACGGCATGGCGCCGATCGTGAGCGCGCTACGGGAGATCGACCTGATCGAGGCGCGGGCGGTGCCGCAGACCGCGTGCTTCGAGGCGGGCGTGCTGTTCGCCCGCAGCGAGGGGATCGTGCCGGCGCCGGAGTCCACCCACGCGGTCCGGGTGGCGGTGGACGAGGCGATCCACTGCCGGGAGACGGGAGAGTCGAAGGCGATCGTCTTCTCCCTGTCCGGGCACGGCCACTTCGACATGCAGGCCTACATCGACTACTTCGCCGGAAAGCTGACGGACTGA
- a CDS encoding flavodoxin family protein — protein MHSEAGTILAINGSERVGGNTDHAIAYAGRLIAERGAILRTIQLREHRISPCSPCGDCNSRTVPCQLDDDVPALVEQMTNADGLIYAAPVHGFGLAHLMQVFIERAGVGYLRFTRPLADKVGGIIVTGRRYSDSSVHNQIVNNLLLNRMILVGSGFPVLLRNTTGTPGLTDPEGIDALERMVHRMLDMVQLLKRHQRVDGDPVLPRRDRNERVPRPRRNESAQTRGDIENVH, from the coding sequence GTGCACAGCGAAGCAGGGACCATCCTCGCCATCAACGGATCGGAACGGGTCGGCGGCAACACCGACCACGCCATCGCGTACGCGGGTCGGCTGATCGCCGAGCGCGGTGCGATCCTGCGCACCATCCAGCTACGTGAGCACCGGATCTCGCCGTGCAGCCCGTGCGGCGACTGCAACAGCCGTACAGTGCCCTGCCAGCTGGACGACGACGTCCCCGCCCTGGTGGAGCAGATGACCAACGCCGACGGGCTGATCTACGCGGCCCCGGTGCACGGCTTCGGCCTGGCTCACCTCATGCAGGTCTTCATCGAGCGTGCGGGCGTCGGCTACCTGCGGTTCACCCGTCCGCTGGCGGACAAGGTGGGCGGCATCATCGTCACCGGACGGCGCTACAGCGACTCCTCCGTACACAACCAGATCGTCAACAACCTGCTGCTCAACCGGATGATCCTGGTGGGCAGCGGGTTCCCCGTCCTGCTGCGCAACACCACCGGCACGCCCGGCCTGACCGACCCCGAGGGCATCGACGCGTTGGAGCGGATGGTGCACCGGATGCTCGACATGGTGCAGCTGCTCAAGCGACACCAGCGGGTCGACGGCGACCCGGTGCTTCCGCGCCGGGACCGCAACGAACGCGTTCCGCGGCCCCGCCGCAACGAATCCGCCCAGACCAGAGGAGATATCGAGAATGTCCACTGA
- a CDS encoding cupin domain-containing protein has product MSTEQVAAPVGIDFPATEWERWDKPGAEGRVKISYVGGQRLRLLELPPGFDEQHWCLRGHTGYVLQGEFTIHFRDRSVPCRPGMGFVIPDDEEHRSQGSDAEPTVVFVVDQVPQP; this is encoded by the coding sequence ATGTCCACTGAGCAGGTTGCCGCGCCGGTCGGCATCGACTTCCCGGCCACCGAGTGGGAGAGGTGGGACAAGCCGGGGGCCGAGGGGCGCGTCAAGATCTCGTATGTCGGTGGGCAGCGTCTGCGCCTGCTGGAGCTGCCGCCCGGCTTCGACGAGCAGCACTGGTGCCTGCGGGGGCACACCGGTTACGTCCTGCAGGGCGAGTTCACCATCCACTTCCGGGACCGGTCGGTGCCGTGCCGCCCCGGGATGGGCTTCGTCATCCCCGACGACGAGGAGCACCGGTCCCAGGGCAGCGACGCCGAGCCCACCGTCGTCTTCGTGGTCGACCAGGTTCCCCAACCGTGA
- a CDS encoding chorismate mutase: protein MSDQHRITAPAGSPPAGAADGPARIAELRGAIDGLDQRIIALLAERTRVVQELTAHKTDEATVRSPDRVRQVLDRVHDLASRHGMPPEVAVGTYRALIDELTRMQLDMLAARRAAAPLMDER from the coding sequence GTGAGCGACCAGCACCGGATCACCGCGCCGGCCGGCTCCCCGCCGGCCGGCGCCGCCGACGGCCCGGCCCGGATCGCCGAGCTGCGCGGTGCCATCGACGGGCTCGACCAACGGATCATCGCCCTGCTGGCCGAGCGCACCCGGGTGGTGCAGGAGCTGACCGCGCACAAGACGGACGAGGCGACCGTCCGGTCACCCGACCGGGTGCGGCAGGTGCTCGACCGGGTGCACGACCTGGCCAGCCGGCACGGCATGCCGCCCGAGGTGGCGGTCGGCACCTACCGCGCCCTCATCGACGAGCTGACCCGGATGCAGCTCGACATGCTGGCCGCCCGCCGTGCCGCGGCGCCGCTAATGGACGAGCGATGA
- a CDS encoding UbiD family decarboxylase: MSRPPVDLRHALATLDPLPGELVRVATELPARYGVSAHYARWAGAPAAPPTGAGPAVLFDRVRPDHGPTRAVLMGLYGTRRRAAGLLGCTPAELPHRLLDAVAAPRPPVPAPDPARWPRETLPVDLTALPVPVLTDEDAGPYLTLGAVLATDPDTGVRNLSVHRMCVQGPDTLTIWMVPGRDLELAHQAALRRGSPLPVAIHLGLCPAVLLSSCCPTSLVPPDLDELAVAGALAGQPVELLPCRTVDTEFIAHAEYVIEGELLADRAPESRHGTVATPEFLGYQGRAHPSLPLIRVTGITARESPILQAVSGPGHEQSVLLGFGMEAAVLDLLRRRGTPALAAHCHTAGGGQLMVVLQWPAKRGPEDDVAVRVAAEAVLEQFRMAKLVLCVDDDVDIEADQDLWWAMVTRFQADQDLHVLPDREGFPLDPSQHTGYSPSLSADGRTAKAVFDCTVPYAQRARFQRPRFTEPSLPAPRRPAAPHLR; the protein is encoded by the coding sequence ATGAGCCGCCCGCCCGTCGACCTGCGGCACGCCCTGGCCACCCTCGACCCGCTCCCCGGCGAGCTGGTCCGGGTCGCCACGGAGCTGCCGGCCCGCTACGGCGTCTCCGCCCACTACGCGCGCTGGGCCGGCGCGCCCGCCGCCCCGCCCACCGGCGCGGGCCCGGCAGTGCTCTTCGACCGGGTACGCCCCGACCACGGCCCGACCCGGGCGGTGCTGATGGGCCTGTACGGCACCCGTCGGCGCGCCGCCGGCCTGCTCGGCTGCACACCGGCCGAGTTGCCGCACCGGCTGCTCGACGCGGTCGCCGCGCCCCGCCCGCCGGTGCCCGCACCCGACCCGGCCCGCTGGCCTCGCGAGACGCTGCCGGTGGACCTGACCGCGCTGCCGGTGCCGGTGCTCACCGACGAGGACGCCGGGCCCTACCTGACCCTCGGCGCGGTGCTCGCCACCGACCCGGACACCGGGGTCCGCAACCTGTCCGTGCACCGGATGTGTGTGCAGGGTCCGGACACGCTGACCATCTGGATGGTGCCCGGACGGGACCTGGAGCTCGCGCACCAGGCCGCGCTGCGCCGGGGGAGCCCGTTGCCGGTGGCCATCCACCTCGGCCTGTGCCCGGCGGTGCTGCTCTCCTCCTGCTGCCCGACCTCACTGGTGCCACCGGACCTCGACGAGCTGGCGGTGGCCGGTGCTCTCGCCGGGCAGCCGGTGGAGCTGCTGCCCTGCCGCACTGTGGACACCGAGTTCATCGCGCACGCCGAGTACGTCATCGAGGGGGAGCTGCTGGCCGACCGGGCACCGGAGAGCCGGCACGGCACTGTCGCCACACCGGAGTTCCTCGGCTACCAGGGCCGGGCGCACCCCTCGTTGCCGTTGATCCGGGTCACCGGGATCACCGCCCGGGAGAGCCCGATCCTGCAGGCGGTGTCCGGCCCCGGGCACGAGCAGTCGGTGCTGCTCGGCTTCGGGATGGAGGCCGCGGTGCTGGACCTGTTGCGCCGTCGGGGCACGCCGGCGCTGGCCGCGCACTGTCACACCGCAGGTGGCGGTCAGCTCATGGTGGTGCTCCAGTGGCCGGCGAAGCGCGGCCCGGAGGACGACGTGGCGGTACGCGTCGCCGCCGAGGCCGTGCTGGAGCAGTTCCGGATGGCCAAGCTGGTGCTGTGCGTGGACGACGACGTCGACATCGAAGCCGATCAGGACCTGTGGTGGGCGATGGTCACCCGCTTCCAGGCCGACCAGGACCTGCACGTGCTGCCGGACCGGGAGGGTTTCCCCCTCGACCCGAGCCAGCACACCGGCTACTCCCCGTCGCTCTCGGCCGACGGTCGGACGGCGAAGGCGGTCTTCGACTGCACAGTGCCGTACGCCCAGCGCGCCCGGTTCCAGCGGCCCCGCTTCACCGAGCCGTCACTTCCCGCACCGCGGCGGCCAGCAGCGCCACACCTTCGGTGA
- a CDS encoding PLP-dependent aminotransferase family protein, producing the protein MSSSQLLVALDRASSVPLQQQLCDQISGSVRTGRLRPGDPVPPSRELAHQLRVSRTVVTRAYELLRANGVLTSRRGSGTRVSDALTDTPPPAQRAATRAHLWPEPPLPTDAGSPLWKPWEPAPMHRPDGTYDFRHGTPALASFPVARWRQSLTEAVSRADAVALGYGPAEGSPSLRAQISALLRRSRALDAPREHTVVTSGATQAMDILVRLLVGPDDVVIIEDPSHTVLRQIFGYSRAAVVPVGVDEEGLRVDEIDFQVRAHGLDPARVRLIYVTPSHQFPTGFIMSERRRRALLRWAREHAATVLEDDYHNEFTFAEERLPSLAADPQDADVVYVGSFSKTLFPSLRIGYAVLPPHLVRPFLGVKWITDRLTATLTQEALAEFISSGAYARHIGRMDRLYRQRRARLLEALYEHFGAGVRISGTAAGLHVLVTLGGAPDADEAAIVRAAAARGVRIYPASGYFVTRSPAEPTFLIGYAALPTARITEGVALLAAAVREVTAR; encoded by the coding sequence GTGAGTTCGTCCCAGCTTCTCGTCGCACTGGACCGCGCCAGTTCGGTGCCGTTGCAGCAGCAGCTCTGCGACCAGATCAGCGGGTCCGTCCGGACGGGTCGGCTGCGCCCCGGCGACCCGGTGCCGCCGAGCCGTGAGCTGGCGCACCAGCTCAGGGTCTCCCGGACCGTGGTGACCCGGGCGTACGAACTGCTGCGGGCCAACGGGGTGCTCACCTCGCGGCGCGGATCCGGCACGCGGGTCAGTGACGCGCTGACCGACACGCCGCCACCCGCCCAACGCGCCGCCACCCGCGCGCACCTGTGGCCGGAGCCCCCGCTGCCCACCGACGCGGGCAGCCCACTGTGGAAGCCCTGGGAGCCAGCGCCGATGCACCGGCCGGACGGGACGTACGACTTCCGGCACGGCACCCCGGCGCTGGCCAGCTTCCCGGTGGCCCGGTGGCGACAGTCGCTCACCGAGGCGGTGAGTCGGGCCGACGCGGTGGCGCTGGGCTACGGCCCGGCCGAGGGCTCCCCGTCGCTGCGTGCCCAGATCAGCGCGCTGCTGCGGCGCAGCCGGGCACTCGACGCCCCGCGCGAGCACACGGTCGTGACCAGCGGCGCCACCCAGGCCATGGACATCCTGGTCCGGTTGCTCGTCGGCCCCGACGACGTGGTGATCATCGAGGACCCGAGCCACACGGTGCTGCGGCAGATCTTCGGCTACTCACGGGCCGCGGTGGTGCCGGTCGGTGTCGACGAGGAGGGCCTACGGGTCGACGAGATCGACTTCCAGGTCCGCGCGCACGGCCTCGACCCGGCCCGGGTACGCCTGATCTACGTCACCCCGTCGCACCAGTTTCCGACCGGGTTCATCATGTCCGAGCGGCGGCGACGAGCGCTGCTGCGCTGGGCCCGCGAACACGCGGCCACGGTGCTGGAGGACGACTACCACAACGAGTTCACCTTCGCCGAGGAGCGGCTTCCGTCGCTGGCCGCCGACCCGCAGGACGCGGACGTCGTCTACGTCGGCAGCTTCAGCAAGACCCTCTTCCCCTCGCTGCGCATCGGCTACGCGGTGCTGCCGCCGCACCTCGTCCGACCCTTCCTCGGCGTCAAGTGGATCACCGACCGGCTGACCGCGACGCTGACCCAGGAGGCACTGGCCGAGTTCATCTCCTCCGGCGCGTACGCCCGGCACATCGGCCGGATGGACCGCCTCTACCGGCAGCGACGCGCCCGGCTGCTGGAGGCGCTCTACGAACACTTCGGCGCGGGGGTGCGGATCTCCGGCACGGCCGCCGGACTGCACGTGCTGGTGACCCTGGGCGGCGCGCCCGACGCCGACGAGGCGGCGATCGTGCGCGCCGCCGCCGCGCGGGGCGTCCGGATCTATCCGGCCTCGGGCTACTTCGTCACCCGGTCGCCGGCCGAGCCGACCTTCCTGATCGGGTACGCGGCGCTGCCCACCGCCCGGATCACCGAAGGTGTGGCGCTGCTGGCCGCCGCGGTGCGGGAAGTGACGGCTCGGTGA